From the genome of Caldisericaceae bacterium, one region includes:
- a CDS encoding type II toxin-antitoxin system HicB family antitoxin: MKNIASFTVRIPASLHKKAKEISKIENKSLNEVIRELVKEWLKKEEEKLLFEAFSKVGEEDIEYAFNAQKEVIFTDEKPKKI; encoded by the coding sequence ATGAAAAACATAGCAAGTTTTACAGTAAGAATCCCTGCATCCTTACATAAGAAGGCAAAAGAGATCTCCAAAATAGAAAATAAATCCCTTAACGAAGTAATAAGAGAACTTGTAAAAGAGTGGCTGAAAAAAGAGGAAGAAAAATTGCTTTTTGAGGCATTTAGTAAAGTAGGAGAAGAAGATATAGAATATGCATTTAATGCACAAAAAGAGGTAATCTTTACAGATGAAAAGCCCAAAAAGATTTGA
- a CDS encoding type II toxin-antitoxin system PemK/MazF family toxin, producing MKSPKRFEIWLVNWNPGRGSEQEGIRPSLIIQTDAGNLNPNYPNTIVLAIRTKGREVPFHIRVKPSPTNGLKSLSFIKCEQILTISKERLVEKIGTLEEHYLKSIEDAIKLVLGLEVGI from the coding sequence ATGAAAAGCCCAAAAAGATTTGAAATTTGGCTTGTTAATTGGAACCCAGGAAGAGGTTCAGAGCAAGAAGGCATAAGACCTTCACTTATCATCCAGACTGATGCAGGTAACTTAAACCCAAACTATCCAAACACAATTGTTTTAGCTATAAGAACGAAAGGAAGAGAGGTTCCTTTCCATATAAGAGTTAAACCATCGCCTACAAACGGATTAAAAAGTTTATCCTTCATAAAGTGTGAGCAAATTCTTACAATTTCAAAGGAAAGGCTTGTTGAGAAAATAGGAACATTAGAAGAGCACTATTTAAAGTCCATAGAAGATGCTATTAAACTTGTTTTAGGCTTAGAAGTTGGTATTTAA
- a CDS encoding ATP-binding protein produces the protein MIRELILRQKFEKERFITSDYIEREKIDFAKRWLESDLVKVIIGPRRAGKSVFAFMLLKDRPFIYLNFDDEIFGRLSQVNPDEIMKELHAVYGGIKTILLDEIQNLPNWELFVNRLKREGYNLIVTGSNANLLSKELATVLTGRHIPIEIMPFNFKEFLLARNYKIDYELMTIPQKKGEILNLVEKYLIEGGFPEVVVKNLNSEEYLSILFDSILFKDVVKRYKVRFSSQIVDLASYLVNNFSGYYSLRKLKEVLSLRSVTTVEKYIKYLEDAYLVFYLERFSYKTGEKIKSPKKVYMVDNGYINAKAIMVSPNKGKLMENMVFTELVKKGLKPNIDLFYYKTRNSREVDFVIKKDLKVTELIQVSWNTYDVYTEQRELKSLLEASEELDADLLTILTWDEEKQVEKNGKVIRFVPIWRWFLL, from the coding sequence ATGATTAGAGAACTTATATTAAGACAAAAATTTGAAAAAGAGAGGTTTATAACTAGCGACTATATAGAAAGAGAAAAAATAGATTTTGCAAAAAGATGGCTTGAGTCTGATTTGGTAAAAGTTATCATTGGTCCAAGAAGAGCAGGTAAATCTGTTTTTGCTTTTATGCTTCTAAAAGACCGTCCGTTTATCTACCTTAATTTTGATGATGAGATTTTTGGAAGGCTCTCTCAAGTTAATCCTGACGAGATAATGAAGGAGCTTCACGCAGTCTATGGTGGCATAAAGACAATTTTGCTTGATGAAATACAGAATCTTCCAAACTGGGAACTTTTCGTAAATCGACTTAAACGTGAAGGGTATAACCTCATCGTTACGGGTTCTAATGCGAATCTTCTAAGTAAAGAACTTGCAACTGTTTTAACAGGGCGACATATTCCAATTGAGATTATGCCATTTAACTTTAAAGAGTTTTTACTTGCTAGAAATTACAAAATAGATTATGAACTAATGACTATTCCACAAAAGAAGGGAGAGATTTTAAATTTAGTTGAAAAATATTTAATTGAAGGTGGATTCCCCGAAGTGGTTGTTAAGAACTTAAACTCAGAAGAATACCTTAGTATATTATTTGATTCAATACTTTTTAAGGATGTAGTAAAAAGGTATAAAGTAAGGTTTTCTTCTCAGATAGTAGATCTTGCATCTTATCTTGTTAACAACTTTTCGGGTTACTACAGTTTGAGAAAGTTAAAAGAGGTTTTATCTTTAAGAAGCGTTACGACGGTTGAAAAGTATATTAAATACTTAGAAGATGCTTATCTTGTATTTTACCTTGAGCGCTTTTCTTACAAAACTGGTGAAAAAATAAAATCACCAAAAAAAGTTTATATGGTTGATAACGGTTACATAAATGCAAAAGCAATAATGGTTTCCCCTAATAAAGGTAAATTAATGGAGAATATGGTTTTTACTGAACTTGTAAAAAAAGGTTTAAAACCCAATATTGATTTGTTCTATTATAAAACAAGAAATAGCCGCGAAGTAGACTTTGTAATCAAAAAAGACTTGAAGGTTACAGAACTAATACAGGTTTCATGGAATACTTATGATGTTTATACTGAACAGCGAGAGCTCAAGAGCCTTCTTGAAGCAAGTGAGGAGTTGGATGCGGATTTACTTACAATTCTAACATGGGATGAAGAGAAACAGGTTGAAAAAAATGGCAAAGTTATACGTTTTGTTCCTATTTGGAGGTGGTTTCTACTATAA